Proteins from one Cicer arietinum cultivar CDC Frontier isolate Library 1 chromosome 3, Cicar.CDCFrontier_v2.0, whole genome shotgun sequence genomic window:
- the LOC101506934 gene encoding ras-related protein RABD2a has translation MNPEYDYLFKLLLIGDSGVGKSCLLLRFADDSYIDSYISTIGVDFKIRTVEQDGKTIKLQIWDTAGQERFRTITSSYYRGAHGIIIVYDVTDEESFNNVKQWLSEIDRYASDNVNKLLVGNKCDLTANRAVPYETAKAFADEIGIPFMETSAKDSTNVEQAFMAMASSIKDRMASQPTNNARPPTVQIRGQPVGQKGGCCSS, from the exons ATGAATCCCGAGTA TGATTATCTGTTCAAGCTTCTTCTTATTGGAGACTCTGGTGTTGGCAAATCATGCCTTCTTCTGAGATTTGCT GATGATTCTTACATTGACAGCTACATAAGCACCATTGGAGTTGATTTT AAAATACGCACCGTTGAGCAGGATGGGAAGACCATTAAGCTCCAGATT TGGGATACTGCTGGGCAAGAACGATTTAGGACAATCACCAGTAGCTACTACCGTGGAGCACATGGAATCATT ATTGTTTATGATGTGACAGATGAAGAGAGCTTCAATAATGTGAAGCAATGGCTCAGTGAAATTGACCGCTATGCCAGTGATAATGTTAACAAGCTCTTGGTTGGCAACAAGTGTGATCTGACAGCAAATAGAGCTGTGCCATATGAAACAGCTAaa GCATTTGCAGATGAAATAGGCATACCTTTTATGGAGACAAGTGCAAAAGATTCTACAAATGTCGAACAGGCCTTTATGGCAATGGCTTCTTCCATCAAGGATAG AATGGCAAGCCAACCTACAAACAATGCAAGGCCTCCAACCGTGCAGATAAGAGGACAGCCAGTTGGGCAGAAAGGTGGCTGCTGCTCATCTTAA